One window of Balearica regulorum gibbericeps isolate bBalReg1 chromosome 10, bBalReg1.pri, whole genome shotgun sequence genomic DNA carries:
- the KBTBD12 gene encoding kelch repeat and BTB domain-containing protein 12, with amino-acid sequence MDHKSEEKRKQRHSLTFLEQVKRMKESTEIIDVVLVAEGEKFPCHKVVLAAFSPYFKAMFTCGLVECTQREVVLYDISAESISVILSYMYSADLHLTNQNVQTVALAAYFMQMEDVFSVCQQYMMDHMDASNCVGIYYFANHIGAEDLSDEARKYLYQHFAEVSLQEEILEIEFQQLLTLIKSDDLNISREESILDLVIRWVKHSRTSRVEHLIELLKQVRLVLVSPSFLVEARKRNTMILCNSECNEMFEEALKTIKLSNHPSLSLRYGMETTDLLLCIGNNSLGIRSRHGSYADASFCYAPATQKTYFISSPKYGEGLGCVCTGVVTEKNDIIVAGEASAIKMSRQKTRNIEIYRYHQRGNQFWHSLCTTQLRELYALGTIHNDLYVIGGQMKVKNQYVVTNCVEKYSMEQGTWRSTAPLPVPLACHVVVTVKNKLYVLGGWTPQMDLPDDEPDRLSNRMFRYDPGQDKWTEGAPMKYSKYRFSTAVVNSEIYVLGGIGCLGHDRGQTRKCLDAVEIYNPDGDFWRDGPPMPSPLLSLRTNSTSAGSVEGKLYLCGGFHGAARHEVITKEILELDTWENQWNVVAINVPMHDSYDVCLVARLNPRDLIPPPPDLVDQ; translated from the exons ATGGATCATAAGtctgaggagaaaagaaagcagcgCCATAGCTTGACTTTCTTGGAACAAGTAAAGAGAATGAAAGAATCAACAGAGATAATTGATGTTGTTCTAGTTGCAGAAGGTGAGAAATTCCCCTGCCATAAGGTGGTGCTGGCTGCCTTCAGTCCCTATTTCAAAGCCATGTTTACCTGTGGCTTGGTGGAATGCACGCAAAGAGAAGTGGTACTGTATGACATCTCTGCAGAGAGCATCTCCGTAATACTCAGTTACATGTACAGCGCAGATTTGCACCTCACTAACCAGAATGTGCAGACTGTTGCGCTTGCTGCGTATTTCATGCAGATGGAAGATGTTTTCAGTGTGTGTCAGCAGTACATGATGGACCATATGGATGCTTCCAACTGTGTGGGCATCTACTACTTTGCAAACCACATTGGGGCAGAAGATTTATCTGATGAAGCGAGGAAATACTTATACCAGCATTTTGCTGAGGTGAGCTTACAGGAAGAAATATTAGAGATTGAATTCCAGCAGTTGTTGACTCTCATAAAATCAGATGATCTGAATATTTCCAGGGAGGAGAGCATTTTAGACCTCGTCATTAGATGGGTCAAGCACAGCAGAACGTCACGTGTAGAGCACCTTATAGAGCTCCTGAAGCAAGTGAGACTGGTACTTGTCAGCCCTTCCTTTCTCGTGGAAGCCCGCAAAAGAAACACAATGATCCTGTGCAATTCAGAATGCAATGAAATGTTTGAGGAAGCCCTGAAAACCATCAAACTATCCAACCACCCTTCTCTGAGCCTGCGATACGGCATGGAGACTACAGATCTCTTACTCTGCATCGGCAACAATTCTCTCGGCATTAGGTCAAGACATGGTAGCTACGCGGATGCCAGTTTTTGTTACGCTCCTGCGACACAAAAGACTTACTTCATTTCCTCTCCAAAGTATGGAGAGGGTTTAGGATGTGTTTGCACTGGTGTTGTCACTGAGAAAAATGATATTATTGTGGCAGGCGAGGCAAGTGCCATCAAAATGTCTAGACAAAAGACCAGGAACATTGAAATTTATAG ATACCACCAGCGAGGAAACCAGTTTTGGCACAGCCTGTGCACCACTCAGCTCCGTGAACTCTATGCATTGGGCACTATACATAACGATCTCTATGTAATAGGAGGgcaaatgaaagtgaaaaatcagtatGTGGTCACAAACTGTGTGGAGAAGTATTCCATGGAGCAAGGCACCTGGAGAAGCACGGCGCCTCTTCCAGTACCATTAGCCTGCCATGTGGTGGTGACGGTGAAGAATAAGCTCTATGTGCTGGGTGGCTGGACACCACAG ATGGATCTGCCTGACGATGAGCCGGATCGATTAAGTAACAGAATGTTTCGGTACGACCCAGGCCAAGACAAATGGACAGAAGGCGCGCCAATGAAGTACTCTAAATACCGCTTCAGCACAGCCGTAGTCAACAGTGAGATTTATGTCTTGG GAGGAATTGGGTGCCTTGGTCATGACAGGGGACAGACGCGGAAATGTCTTGATGCAGTGGAGATTTATAACCCCGATGGAGACTTCTGGAGGGATGGACCTCCTATGCCTTCTCCCCTGCTCTCCTTACGAACAAACTCTACCAGCGCGGGCTCCGTGGAAGGGAAGCTGTACCTCTGTGGGGGATTTCATGGAGCAG